A stretch of the Nicotiana tabacum cultivar K326 chromosome 6, ASM71507v2, whole genome shotgun sequence genome encodes the following:
- the LOC142181990 gene encoding uncharacterized protein LOC142181990 has product MIVGFTNKIKAYNSTHAELQALHGCLKLAHDKGLAPLENDSDSTDIIQLLQHNISPAYTNIILKCRYLLKKLGNPVVWHNFREDNKVAHFLCKLGSKQQHLSSITTILHSPPDTVKRVIQNDKNEASITRLVSSSICNTLAVLGNLSIIRTITNSDVMPP; this is encoded by the coding sequence ATGATTGTAGGATTTACTAACAAAATCAAAGCCTACAACTCTACTCATGCAGAATTACAAGCACTTCATGGATGTTTAAAATTGGCACATGACAAAGGACTAGCACCACTGGAGAATGACAGTGACTCAACGGACATAATCCAGCTGCTTCAACACAATATCTCTCCTGCTTATACTAATATTATCTTGAAATGCAGGTACTTGTTGAAGAAATTGGGGAATCCAGTGGTCTGGCACAACTTCCGTGAAGACAACAAAGTAGCGCACTTTTTGTGTAAATTGGGCTCCAAGCAACAACACCTAAGCTCTATTACAACTATTTTGCACTCACCTCCGGATACAGTAAAGAGGGTGATCCAGAATGACAAAAACGAAGCATCTATTACTAGACTAGTATCTAGCTCTATATGTAATACACTAGCAGTGCTTGGAAATCTTAGTATTATCCGTACTATTACTAATAGTGACGTAATGCCTCCGTAA